The Choloepus didactylus isolate mChoDid1 chromosome 15, mChoDid1.pri, whole genome shotgun sequence genome segment TACTGGCAGTTACCTATCCACTATATGTAACAGGGCCATCAGGATGTGCTGTGCCTCATTCTAATAAGTCCCTAATGCCCTTTCCACATGAACCACTGTAAAACTTATTAAAATGTACTTAACTATTCATTAAGGAAAATTCACATTTTTTGTTGGCAGTGCATCAGGTTGTTGGCATATTCTTGTTCTGGTGTTCATAGGACATTCAACTCAAATGTTCAGCTAGTTCTTAGTCACTCTGTCTTAGCTAGATGTTTGTAACCTGATTCACTAGCTTTCAGCAAGTAAATCTACTGATCCATgaatgataattttaaattagTAGTTTCCCCCAACAAGTATTAAAAAGGTTTTGTCATCCTCCAAATCTAAACTTGGTTTCACTTGAGTTACTCAATTAAGAATAGTTAAGTTCAATCATTAATAACTTAGTTATTTTAAGTAGCACTGATACTACCATTACCTTGTAGTGCCCACAATACATAAAACAAGTGAGATTAAGTCTAATCATATTTTCTACATTAGCAGTTTTATACAGAGTAATTCACTAATGAATTTGTTTCAGACCAACTGACAACTAGTTTTAAATGTGATGCCTAAATTTAAACAtaagtattttcttattttatacctGCACTTTAAGTAGCGTTTTAAGCTGAAATGTCATTATTTCCTTATCAGAAGGATTAAAGGGAACAGGAACCCAGTGGCTCGGTGGTTTAGGAAGAACACTTGGTGATGGTGGCTCACTAAATTTGGCTCCAGCATAGTTCTGACTAGTTTGAGACTTAAAAAGTAAGCTGGAACTTGATAAACTAGAGTTCCAATTTTGATTATTTGAAAAGTGTACTTTGTTCTTGCCCCCATTTTGCATGGCCTGCCATGCAGCTGCTGATGAGTTATAACcatgtcctctttcttttttcttatgaacAATCTTCATCTGGGAATTCTGGTCCTTGGTCTTCTGTC includes the following:
- the LOC119510904 gene encoding proline-rich nuclear receptor coactivator 2, whose protein sequence is MGGGERYNIPVSQSRNVSKNQQQLNRQKTKDQNSQMKIVHKKKERGHGYNSSAAAWQAMQNGGKNKVHFSNNQNWNSSLSSSSLLFKSQTSQNYAGAKFSEPPSPSVLPKPPSHWVPVPFNPSDKEIMTFQLKTLLKVQV